In a genomic window of Penaeus chinensis breed Huanghai No. 1 chromosome 30, ASM1920278v2, whole genome shotgun sequence:
- the LOC125041556 gene encoding MFS-type transporter SLC18B1-like: protein MNTVNGMLETAVGVGMCVGPAVGVWLYSLGGFCLPFYGLGSFILLTVPVNMLTFPKRVEVLPEIRQFTDAEPAPVSRALGLTSILRRPGAVLPLAILSVTAVCLAVLYPTLQPHMYGLGVSVEGVGLVFLLMSAVYAVSSPLVGLATDRYKCPLSFMLAGLLLLALALILIGNSPLLPNVTHDMLYKQDVVAVVVIGLASAMSTVPTFASILYTLGEEGRVDVTTFSLVGGMWSAAYSLGEMLGPFYAGMMAEYVNFATSTTVTALLPASLAVVQAVYMCMECCRSRGKSTLN, encoded by the exons ATGAACACGGTGAACGGGATGCTGGAGACCGCCGTTGGTGTGGGCATGTGCGTGGGGCCAGCCGTCGGCGTTTGGCTCTACTCG CTTGGGGGTTTCTGCCTCCCCTTCTATGGCCTAGGCAGCTTCATCCTCCTGACTGTGCCCGTCAATATGCTGACCTTCCCAAAGCGTGTTGAGGTCTTGCCGGAGATAAGACAATTTACCG ACGCAGAGCCGGCGCCAGTGAGTAGGGCCTTGGGACTAACTTCGATCTTGAGGCGCCCAGGGGCAGTGCTGCCGCTGGCCATCTTGAGCGTGACAGCAGTGTGTCTGGCTGTGCTCTACCCTACGCTGCAGCCGCATATGTATGGT CTGGGGGTGTCAGTGGAGGGCGTCGGCCTGGTGTTCCTGCTCATGTCCGCCGTGTACGCCGTGTCCTCCCCGTTGGTGGGACTGGCCACAGACCGCTACAAATGCCCCTTGAGCTTCATGTTGGCGGGCCTGCTGCTTCTGGCGTTGGCTCTCATTCTGATTGGCAATTCTCCTTTGCTGCCGAACGTGACCCATGATAT GCTGTATAAGCAAGATGTTGTAGCCGTTGTGGTGATTGGCCTCGCCTCTGCCATGTCCACTGTGCCCACCTTTGCCTCCATTCTTTACACCCTCGG cgaggagggaagagtggacgTCACCACATTCTCACTGGTGGGCGGCATGTGGTCTGCCGCATACTCTCTTGG GGAAATGTTAGGACCTTTTTATGCTGGTATGATGGCCGAGTACGTCAACTTCGCCACCTCAACCACCGTGACTGCTCTTCTGCCAGCAAGTTTA GCCGTGGTGCAGGCTGTTTACATGTGCATGGAATGCTGCCGCTCCCGTGGCAAGTCGACGCTAAACTGA